The following coding sequences are from one Gigantopelta aegis isolate Gae_Host chromosome 15, Gae_host_genome, whole genome shotgun sequence window:
- the LOC121389985 gene encoding dynein light chain 2, cytoplasmic-like, giving the protein MAERKAVIKNADMSEEMQQDAVDCSTQAIEKYNIEKDIAAFIKKEFDKKYNPTWHCIVGRNYGSYVTHETKHFIYFYLGQVAILLFKSG; this is encoded by the coding sequence ATGGCGGAACGAAAGGCAGTGATCAAGAACGCCGACATGTCGGAGGAGATGCAACAAGACGCCGTGGACTGCTCCACGCAGGCGATCGAGAAGTACAACATCGAGAAGGACATTGCCGCCTTCATCAAGAAAGAGTTCGACAAGAAGTACAACCCAACATGGCACTGCATTGTGGGAAGGAACTACGGAAGTTACGTCACCCACGAAAcaaagcattttatttatttctatttggGACAGGTTGCGATCTTGTTATTCAAGTCTGGTTGA